From a single Paenibacillus sp. FSL R5-0345 genomic region:
- the jag gene encoding RNA-binding cell elongation regulator Jag/EloR → MSKVVATGKTIEEAVERGLTQLGVQKDRVTVNVLEQPSRGFLGLIGAKGAKVELTLIAEAAPASAASAPSLPQQSTRESKQEANGGVPRQDSGQPVEEAYQEAVHFIVDVAKSMGLEVEVEIVHTKESTILQISGPDLGLLIGRRGQTLDALQYLANIVANRYSDSFIRLVLDAENFRERRKKTLEELADRLAGRVIRTRKEVVLEPMSPQERKIIHSRLQDHRQVNTLSKGEEPNRRVVITLK, encoded by the coding sequence ATGAGCAAAGTCGTCGCAACAGGGAAAACCATTGAAGAAGCTGTAGAACGGGGACTTACCCAGCTTGGAGTTCAAAAGGACCGGGTAACGGTCAACGTACTTGAGCAGCCATCAAGAGGATTCCTGGGATTGATCGGTGCGAAAGGTGCCAAGGTTGAATTAACCTTGATAGCCGAAGCCGCACCGGCATCAGCGGCGAGTGCTCCGTCACTGCCTCAGCAGTCAACAAGAGAGAGCAAACAGGAGGCTAACGGCGGCGTGCCGCGCCAAGATTCCGGACAACCGGTGGAGGAAGCTTACCAAGAAGCCGTTCATTTCATTGTGGATGTCGCTAAGAGCATGGGGCTCGAAGTGGAAGTCGAAATCGTCCACACCAAGGAATCCACGATTCTGCAGATATCAGGTCCAGATTTGGGACTATTGATTGGTAGAAGAGGACAAACTCTCGATGCTCTGCAGTATTTGGCTAATATCGTAGCTAATCGTTACTCCGACAGTTTTATACGGCTTGTGCTAGATGCGGAGAACTTCCGTGAGCGGCGTAAAAAAACTCTCGAAGAGCTGGCTGATCGTTTAGCCGGTCGTGTCATTCGGACTCGTAAAGAGGTTGTATTGGAGCCGATGTCACCTCAGGAGCGGAAAATTATTCACTCCAGATTACAGGATCATCGGCAAGTGAATACCCTTAGTAAGGGCGAAGAGCCAAATCGCCGCGTCGTTATAACTTTGAAGTAA
- a CDS encoding YidC/Oxa1 family membrane protein insertase, whose translation MSLMKTRRGKWFLLITVMVLSLAVLSGCAPSTAVTHTTEDLKNGGFWQSNVVYYFAIALDKFADWFNGEYGLAVLVMVIIVRTLILPLTIKQVKSSRAMQAIQPELQKIQKKYKDTPEKVQQETMRLFQENKVNPMAGCLPLIVQMPIFIALYNSIYYNPHLREHDFLWLQLGKPDHLFILPVLAALTTFIQTRMMTKMNPMQQQGPMQFMMMIYPVLIFVMSYNFPAALPLYWVYSNIYTIVQNYFLYRNNDKHKLAIASAVKSTDDSAAVKSKGGSKASKGAKKSK comes from the coding sequence TCATCACAGTGATGGTGTTGTCGTTAGCTGTTCTGTCGGGATGCGCTCCGTCAACTGCTGTTACGCACACTACGGAGGATTTAAAGAATGGAGGCTTCTGGCAAAGTAATGTAGTGTATTATTTCGCCATTGCCTTGGACAAGTTTGCTGATTGGTTTAACGGAGAATATGGTTTAGCCGTACTTGTGATGGTTATTATTGTCCGCACGCTGATTCTTCCGCTTACGATTAAACAGGTGAAGAGCTCGCGAGCAATGCAAGCCATTCAACCGGAACTCCAAAAGATCCAGAAAAAATATAAAGACACACCTGAAAAGGTGCAGCAAGAAACGATGCGTTTGTTCCAAGAGAATAAGGTTAATCCAATGGCGGGTTGTTTACCGCTGATCGTACAAATGCCTATCTTTATCGCTCTCTACAACTCGATATACTATAACCCACATCTACGGGAGCACGACTTCTTATGGCTGCAGCTAGGTAAGCCCGATCATCTGTTTATCTTGCCAGTGCTAGCCGCATTAACAACATTTATACAAACTAGAATGATGACTAAAATGAACCCGATGCAACAACAAGGGCCAATGCAGTTCATGATGATGATTTATCCAGTTCTGATTTTCGTTATGTCCTACAACTTCCCAGCAGCATTGCCGCTATACTGGGTATACAGTAACATTTACACTATTGTTCAGAACTATTTCTTATATCGCAACAACGATAAACACAAATTGGCAATCGCAAGTGCTGTGAAAAGTACAGATGACTCAGCTGCTGTGAAGAGTAAAGGCGGCAGTAAAGCATCGAAGGGAGCCAAAAAGTCAAAATGA
- the mnmE gene encoding tRNA uridine-5-carboxymethylaminomethyl(34) synthesis GTPase MnmE — protein sequence MLSDTIAAVSTALGEGGIAIIRVSGPQAISQVAPLFRSRVPLTEAESHTVHYGHIVSPDNGEKMEEVLVTVMKGPRSFTTEDVVEISAHGGVISVRRVMDLLLQQEIRLAEPGEFTKRAFLGGRIDLSQAEAVIDLIRSKSDRAFSVALKQVSGSLSDRIHALRHTLIEMLAHIEVNIDYPEHDVESMTAEFIKDKSSEVMEGITKLLKTSNEGKILREGITTAIVGRPNVGKSSLLNALARDNKAIVTDIPGTTRDVIEEYITINNIPLKLLDTAGIRETIDVVEKIGVERSKAAVSDADLILLVLNANEELHEDELALMEQIHGRQCLVIMNKMDLPSKLDKDKLLSFFEESNIVPMSVLEEEGLDKLEDAISTLFFGGKLESGDLTYVSNVRHIALLKKAYKSLQDAYDAAEQYIPIDMIQIDVRLAWEQLGEIIGDTAADSLLDQIFSQFCLGK from the coding sequence ATGCTTAGTGACACCATTGCTGCCGTATCGACGGCATTAGGCGAGGGAGGAATTGCTATTATTCGGGTAAGTGGCCCGCAGGCTATTTCCCAAGTGGCGCCTTTGTTTCGTAGCCGAGTTCCGTTAACTGAAGCGGAATCGCATACCGTTCATTATGGGCATATCGTTAGTCCGGATAACGGAGAGAAGATGGAAGAAGTACTAGTAACCGTCATGAAGGGCCCACGTTCTTTTACGACCGAAGATGTAGTAGAGATCAGTGCTCATGGGGGTGTAATCTCTGTAAGAAGGGTGATGGATTTACTTCTTCAACAGGAGATAAGGTTAGCCGAGCCGGGTGAGTTCACCAAGCGTGCTTTCTTGGGCGGACGTATTGATTTATCACAGGCTGAAGCGGTTATTGATCTCATTCGCTCGAAGTCAGATCGCGCTTTTTCGGTGGCTTTAAAGCAGGTTAGCGGATCCTTGTCGGATCGAATTCATGCCTTGCGCCATACACTTATTGAGATGCTTGCGCATATCGAAGTGAATATAGATTATCCAGAGCATGATGTAGAATCCATGACAGCTGAATTTATTAAGGATAAAAGCAGTGAAGTGATGGAAGGAATCACAAAGTTACTCAAGACTTCTAATGAAGGAAAAATACTTCGTGAGGGTATAACGACAGCTATAGTCGGACGTCCCAATGTTGGTAAATCCTCATTATTAAACGCATTAGCACGTGATAACAAAGCGATTGTAACGGATATTCCCGGAACAACACGTGATGTTATTGAAGAGTATATAACGATAAACAACATTCCGCTTAAGCTGCTTGATACGGCAGGAATTCGTGAAACGATCGATGTAGTGGAGAAGATTGGTGTGGAACGCTCTAAGGCTGCAGTTAGCGATGCGGATTTGATTCTACTTGTGCTAAACGCTAATGAAGAGCTACATGAGGATGAATTGGCATTGATGGAACAAATCCACGGTAGACAATGCCTAGTAATCATGAATAAAATGGACTTACCGTCCAAACTGGATAAGGATAAGTTGCTCTCTTTCTTTGAAGAGTCCAACATCGTACCAATGTCCGTTCTGGAAGAGGAAGGTCTAGACAAACTTGAAGATGCCATTTCGACACTCTTTTTTGGTGGAAAGCTGGAATCGGGTGACTTGACATATGTGAGTAATGTGAGACATATAGCACTGCTTAAAAAAGCCTATAAATCACTACAGGATGCATACGATGCCGCGGAACAGTATATTCCGATTGATATGATTCAAATCGATGTACGGCTCGCATGGGAACAGCTCGGTGAGATTATTGGCGATACAGCAGCAGACTCGTTATTAGA